A single window of Constrictibacter sp. MBR-5 DNA harbors:
- a CDS encoding SWIB/MDM2 domain-containing protein has protein sequence MAKKQTAAKAGEAGSTEKKVNPALMKPLQPSKELAAVVGSDPLPRPQVVKKLWEYIKKHDLQNPENRREIRSDEKLRGVFGKDKVTMFEMNKYVAQHLK, from the coding sequence ATGGCGAAGAAGCAGACGGCCGCGAAGGCAGGTGAGGCGGGTTCGACCGAGAAGAAGGTGAACCCGGCGCTGATGAAGCCGCTTCAGCCGTCGAAGGAACTTGCTGCCGTCGTCGGTTCCGATCCCCTGCCACGCCCGCAGGTCGTCAAGAAGCTCTGGGAGTACATCAAGAAGCACGATCTCCAGAATCCGGAGAACCGCCGGGAGATCAGGAGCGACGAGAAGCTGCGGGGCGTGTTCGGGAAGGACAAGGTCACGATGTTCGAGATGAACAAGTACGTCGCCCAGCATTTGAAATAG